The Schizosaccharomyces pombe strain 972h- genome assembly, chromosome: I genome contains a region encoding:
- a CDS encoding G-patch type RNA-binding protein (RNA-binding protein, G-patch type, human GPATCH11 ortholog), producing the protein MELEKKGIELTLQRAHPFYKGIMLEEKLADLEKMKQKKLFSRISLSNAKASQEIDLESAIKEEANSDALYVEFESLEESKQLDVVLHLLRDRFLYCLYCGCHYDSQEDLIENCPGINEEDHE; encoded by the exons ATGGAACTCGAGAAAAAGGGAATAGAACTTACATTACAACGTGCTCATCCGTTTTATAAAGGTATCATGTTAGAAGAGAAGTTGGcagatttggaaaaaatgaagcaaaaaaagctGTTCAGCCGAATTTCACTATCGAATGCTAAAGCTTCCCAAGAAATTGATCTCGAAAGTGCTATCAAAGAAGAAGCCAATTCTGATGCTCTTTACGTAGAGTTTGAATCTTTAGAG GAATCGAAGCAGTTGGATGTTGTTTTGCATCTTCTTAGGGATCGCTTCCTTTATTGCCTTTATTGCGGCTGCCATTACGATAGCCAGGAAGATTTGATTGAAAATTGCCCCGGTATTAACGAAGAAGATCACGAGTAA
- the atg24 gene encoding autophagy associated protein Atg24, which translates to MSDSVNLDEPSTNSTHFLQCLVTEPRKELQGSRDTHVSYLIITKTNLSIFTRAECKVRRRFSDFVKLQEILSRMNEDCVVPPLPAKHKLEYIKGGRFSDNFINRRAKLLNRYITRCALHPVLHQSPHFIAFLENPNWNNYVRFFIQPKLNNTSKLDEISDSLLNAFSKLKEEPTEFDIQRDHVQQFMFGISNLEGSIQKLLRLEKALESDYEDVSIQFDRLASLDQALDVPIESIQNALQQTGTEYANLTEKLTLLLDTIKDVESYAHSLKELLKRRDQKQQDVEALQEYSAKLSLERDKISSGGSNGFSLSKTLDDLRGIDHNDTRLKRLEHVQSELQAVEQAIQEASAVHDAFNQRVREESKLFDSVRQSEMLSAISDYANVHVEFFTNIRDLWIRVKQ; encoded by the exons ATGTCTGATTCTGTGAATTTGGACGAACCTTCAACTAATAGTACTCACTTTCTACAATGTTTAGTTACAGAACCTAGAAAGGAGCTACAGGGATCTCGAGACACTCATGTATCTTATCTAATCATCACTAAG ACCAATCTTTCGATTTTCACACGTGCGGAATGCAAGGTTCGTCGTCGTTTTTCTGATTTTGTGAAGCTTCAAGAAATATTATCACGAATGAATGAGGATTGTGTAGTCCCTCCTCTTCCCGCTAAACATAAACTTG AATACATCAAAGGAGGTCGGTTTTCAGataatttcataaatcGAAGAGCCAAGCTGTTGAATCGTTATATTACACGTTGTGCTCTTCATCCTGTGCTGCACCAATCGCCTCATTTCATTgcatttttagaaaatccAAATTGGAATAATTATGTTCGATTCTTTATTCAGCCGAAATTGAATAACACATCGAAGTTGGACGAAATCTCGGATTCCTTGCTAAATGCGTTTTCCAAGCTGAAGGAAGAACCCACTGAGTTTGATATCCAACGCGACCATGTGCAACAGTTTATGTTTGGAATATCTAATTTGGAAGGATCcattcaaaagcttttacGTTTAGAGAAGGCTCTAGAATCTGATTATGAGGATGTTTCGATTCAGTTTGATCGATTGGCATCCTTGGATCAAGCTTTAGATGTGCCTATTGAATCCATTCAGAATGCATTGCAACAAACTGGCACAGAGTATGCTAATCTTACAGAAAAATTAACTTTATTGTTGGATACAATTAAAGACGTTGAATCTTACGCTCATTCCTTGAAAGAACTCTTGAAGCGCCGCGATCAAAAACAGCAGGATGTCGAGGCACTTCAAGAGTATTCTGCAAAGCTTTCTTTAGAGCGCGACAAAATATCTTCTGGCGGCTCTAATGGTTTCAGTTTATCCAAAACTCTGGACGACTTGCGTGGTATCGATCACAACGATACTAGATTAAAGCGCTTAGAACATGTACAATCGGAATTGCAGGCAGTTGAGCAAGCTATTCAAGAAGCATCTGCCGTTCATGACGCTTTCAACCAAAGGGTTCGAGAAGAATCTAAGCTTTTTGATTCCGTTCGTCAAAGCGAGATGCTTAGTGCTATTTCCGATTACGCTAATGTTCATGTAGagttttttacaaatattcGCGACCTTTGGATACGTGTTAAGCAATAG
- the ypt5 gene encoding GTPase Ypt5 codes for MASNTAPKNVVTINQKLVLLGDSAVGKSSLVLRFVKDQFDDYRESTIGAAFLTQTLPIDENTSVKLEIWDTAGQERYKSLAPMYYRNANCAIVVYDITQAASLEKAKSWIKELQRQAPEGIVIALAGNKLDLAQERRAVEKADAEAYAAEANLLFFETSAKTAENVNELFTAIAKKLPLEDKLNQARGAVNRGVNLSEARPAAQPSGSCSC; via the exons atggCATCAAATACAGCTCCAAAGAATGTCGTTACAATCAATCAGAAGCTTGTTCTTCTTGGTGATTCCGCCGTTGGCAAA aGTAGTCTCGTTCTTCGATTCGTTAAAGATCAATTTGATG ATTACAGAGAAAGCACCATTGGAG CTGCTTTTTTGACTCAAACCCTTCCTATAGATGAAAACACTTCCGTAAAACTCGAAATTTG GGATACGGCTGGTCAGGAACGTTATAAATCTCTAGCTCCTATGTACT ATCGAAATGCTAATTGCGCTATTGTCGTATACGATATTACTCAAGCT GCATCTCTAGAAAAGGCCAAATCTTGGATTAAGGAACTTCAGCGTCAAGCTCCAGAGGGTATTGTTATAGCTTTGGCCGGCAACAAGCTGGATCTTGCCCAAGAACGTAGAGCTGTTGAGAAAGct GATGCTGAAGCATATGCCGCTGAGGCTAATCTTTTATTCTTTGAAACTTCTGCTAAGACTGCTGAAAATGTAAATGAGCTTTTTACTGCTATTGCCAAAAAGCTTCCCTTAGAAGATAAGCTCAACCAGGCCAGAGGCGCTGTGAATCGTGGTGTCAATTTGTCAGAAGCTCGGCCTGCTGCTCAACCAAGCGGTTCATGCTCTTGCTAA
- a CDS encoding pyridoxine-pyridoxal-pyridoxamine kinase produces MNTTKRILAIQSSVCHGYVGNRAATFPLQLLGWDVDAIPTVELSNHAGYPIVKGRTLSAEQILDLYKGVSAANPSGYECLLTGYARGIGSVKAIMEIVRSVKSKNKKAFWVFDPVLGDNGRLYVEESIIPLYREMLPFADLITPNGFEAEILSGMRINSIDTAFKCVECLQQKYKVPRVVISSFVVEENGVEKLYCIGSSIYSKSFFVLIPVIPGIFRGTGDLFTALMAAHIAESPDCTESLASIKEDKLKKSVEMALSSVHEVIQKTADRISALGVEEYHPAYAELCIVNSQNSIIAPSKLFEAVYYY; encoded by the exons ATGAATACAACAAAGCGTATTTTAGCGATTCag TCTTCTGTTTGTCATGGATATGTAGGAAATCGTGCTGCTACATTTCCACTTCAGCTTTTAGGTTGGGACGTAGATGCAATTCCAACTGTAGAGCTTTCAAATCATGCAg GGTATCCCATTGTTAAAGGAAGGACCTTAAGCGCAGAACAAATTCTGGATTTGTATAAGGGTGTTTCAGCAGCTAATCCCAGTGGCTATGAATGTTTGTTGACAGGATATGCCCGTGGAATAGGAAGTGTAAAAGCAATAATGGAGATAGTTCGCTCCGTAAAATCCAAGAATAAGAAGGCTTTTTGGG tttttgatcCAGTTTTGGGAGATAATGGAAGGCTTTATGTCGAAGAAAGCATTATCCCGCTGTATAGAGAGATGCTCCCTTTTGCTGATTTAATTACACCTAATGGGTTTGAAGCAGA AATTCTTTCAGGGATGCGCATAAATTCAATCGACACAGCATTTAAATGTGTGGAATGTCtacaacaaaaatataaagttCCACGGGTTgtcatttcatcttttgtCGTTGAAGAAAACGGCGTAGAAAAACTCTACTGTATAGGATCTTCTATATattccaaaagtttttttgttctgaTTCCCGTGATTCCTGGGATATTTCGGGGAACTGGTGATCTATTTACAGCACTAATGGCAGCTCATATTGCTGAGAGCCCGGATTGTACTGAGAGCCTTGCCTCTATAAAGGAGGATAAACTTAAGAAATCAGTAGAAATGGCCCTTAGTTCTGTGCATGAAGTGATCCAAAAAACTGCCGACCGAATTTCTGCATTAGGTGTTGAAGAATATCACCCAGCTTATGCCGAACTCTGCATAGTTAATAGTCAAAATAGCATAATAGCTCCATCCAAATTATTCGAAGCAGTATactattattaa